In the Telopea speciosissima isolate NSW1024214 ecotype Mountain lineage chromosome 2, Tspe_v1, whole genome shotgun sequence genome, one interval contains:
- the LOC122652208 gene encoding putative disease resistance protein RGA3: MSTMRNLRHLDIRECHSLSHIPIGIGRLIHLQTLSMFIMGKKGGCGISELQGLNNLRGPLHIKGLENMKNSMDAEEANLIRKRNLDSLTLSWSRYIDDQTPIIQENASSEEVLEGLQPPATIKRLEIENYQGMKFPGWMEDLSLQNLVRVVLKDCQRCKHLPPLGHLPLLKFLELSRIDSVRHLGTVEFYSGGVDDLGKGGFTLLEDIVLEEMLNLEELLLNVAEGREVLRCLVSMKIKNCDKLTTLPLLPSLQRLELKTQNENIPDGLLQIQNLSALQDQLNFLSATTSSHCQVCLLGLGN, encoded by the coding sequence ATGAGTACCATGAGGAACCTTAGGCACCTGGATATTCGTGAATGTCACTCACTAAGTCATATTCCAATAGGGATAGGGCGGCTGATTCACCTCCAGACATTAAGCATGTTCATTATGGGGAAGAAGGGTGGATGTGGTATCAGTGAGTTACAAGGACTGAACAACCTTAGAGGACCACTACACATAAAAGGTCTTGAGAACATGAAGAATTCAATGGATGCTGAAGAAGCCAATttgataagaaagagaaaccttGACTCTTTAACCCTGTCTTGGTCTCGATATATTGATGACCAGACTCCCATAATCCAAGAAAATGCATCTTCTGAAGAGGTGCTAGAAGGCCTCCAGCCCCCAGCAACCATAAAAAGATTGGAAATAGAAAACTACCAGGGCATGAAGTTTCCTGGTTGGATGGAGGATTTGTCGCTCCAAAATTTGGTTCGTGTCGTACTCAAAGACTGTCAGAGATGTAAACATCTCCCGCCTCTTGGGCATCTGCCACTTCTTAAATTCCTTGAATTAAGTAGAATAGATTCTGTACGACACTTGGGTACTGTTGAGTTCTACAGTGGTGGTGTTGATGACTTGGGTAAAGGAGGATTCACATTGCTGGAAGACATAGTTTTAGAAGAAATGCTAAATCTGGAAGAATTGTTGTTGAATGTTGCAGAAGGAAGAGAAGTACTCCGTTGCCTTGTGTCAATGAAGATTAAGAATTGTGACAAGTTGACAACTCTCCCATTGCTCCCGTCTCTTCAGCGTTTAGAACTAAAAACGCAAAATGAAAACATTCCAGATGGACTGCTACAAATTCAGAACCTCTCCGCTCTTCAAGATCAATTGAATTTTCTGTCTGCTACAACCTCATcacattgccaagtttgtctaTTAGGCCTGGGGAATTAG
- the LOC122652222 gene encoding protein TIFY 6B-like isoform X1, whose protein sequence is MERDFLGLNAKESSPAVKEESKEGSKDSAFVRGSGMQWPFSHKVSALPQLMSFKTAVQEDRSKKIVFDPMASSAFMPTISTADAFDANHKPTASIVQKNLNLDRQVGANNAVTTYPVQHVDAHRAHEVRALPIRNPSISVSMSNPFFKTHVAPTGQSLPATALKQQPYGGIPVTTSHAIFHANGSIDLRNISKPSGTQLTIFYAGSVVVYDDVSPEKAQAIMFLAGNGASITNQRSQVPTPTLKPAVVEGVHGNQSHSPSPCACRPSLPSVASHSGAQSGSGSSNSDEGMAAKSKGTLTTPSSSQAEAPVMATPISSTATTLMPTAVPQARKASLARFLEKRKERVMSVAPYSSSNKSTESTTASKEQSWCVVN, encoded by the exons ATGGAGAGAGACTTCTTGGGTTTGAATGCGAAGGAATCGTCGCCGGCGGTGAAGGAGGAGAGCAAGGAGGGATCGAAAGATTCTG CTTTCGTGAGGGGTTCAGGCATGCAGTGGCCCTTCTCACACAAGGTCTCTGCGCTTCCCCAGTTAATGTCTTTCAAGACTGCTGTGCAAGAAGATAGGTCAAAAAAGATAGTATTTGATCCCATGGCCTCCTCTGCATTTATGCCTACCATATCAACAGCAGATGCGTTTGATGCTAATCACAAACCGACTGCAAGCATAGTCCAG AAAAACTTGAATCTGGACAGGCAAGTTGGAGCTAATAATGCAGTGACCACTTACCCTGTGCAACATGTTGATGCACATCGTGCACACGAAGTTAGGGCGCTTCCCATTCGTAACCCGAGTATCTCGGTTTCTATGAGCAACCCTTTCTTCAAGACCCACGTCGCTCCCACAGGCCAAAGCTTGCCTGCTACTGCTCTGAAGCAACAACCATATGGAGGAATTCCGGTTACCACCTCACATGCAATTTTCCATGCTAATGGGTCCATTGATCTAAG GAATATCTCAAAGCCCTCAGGGACTCAATTGACCATCTTTTATGCTGGGTCAGTGGTCGTCTATGATGATGTCTCTCCTGAGAAG GCTCAAGCAATTATGTTTTTGGCTGGAAACGGAGCTTCCATAACCAACCAAAGATCTCAAGTGCCAACGCCAACCTTAAAACCAGCAGTAGTTGAAGGTGTGCATGGGAACCAGTcccattccccatccccttgtGCATGTCGTCCAAGCCTGCCCTCTGTTGCTTCGCATTCTGGTGCGCAATCAGGTAGTGGATCTAGCAACAGTGACGAAGGGATGGCTGCAAAATCCAAAGGAACTTTGACAACTCCTAGCAGCAGTCAAGCTGAGGCTCCTGTGATGGCCACTCCTATATCATCTACTGCCACAACTCTCATGCCAACAG CTGTGCCTCAAGCCCGTAAAGCATCCTTGGCTCGATTTTTGGAGAAGCGCAAGGAGAG
- the LOC122652222 gene encoding protein TIFY 6B-like isoform X2 produces the protein MERDFLGLNAKESSPAVKEESKEGSKDSAFVRGSGMQWPFSHKVSALPQLMSFKTAVQEDRSKKIVFDPMASSAFMPTISTADAFDANHKPTASIVQKNLNLDRQVGANNAVTTYPVQHVDAHRAHEVRALPIRNPSISVSMSNPFFKTHVAPTGQSLPATALKQQPYGGIPVTTSHAIFHANGSIDLRNISKPSGTQLTIFYAGSVVVYDDVSPEKAQAIMFLAGNGASITNQRSQVPTPTLKPAVVEGVHGNQSHSPSPCACRPSLPSVASHSGAQSGSGSSNSDEGMAAKSKGTLTTPSSSQAEAPVMATPISSTATTLMPTAVPQARKASLARFLEKRKER, from the exons ATGGAGAGAGACTTCTTGGGTTTGAATGCGAAGGAATCGTCGCCGGCGGTGAAGGAGGAGAGCAAGGAGGGATCGAAAGATTCTG CTTTCGTGAGGGGTTCAGGCATGCAGTGGCCCTTCTCACACAAGGTCTCTGCGCTTCCCCAGTTAATGTCTTTCAAGACTGCTGTGCAAGAAGATAGGTCAAAAAAGATAGTATTTGATCCCATGGCCTCCTCTGCATTTATGCCTACCATATCAACAGCAGATGCGTTTGATGCTAATCACAAACCGACTGCAAGCATAGTCCAG AAAAACTTGAATCTGGACAGGCAAGTTGGAGCTAATAATGCAGTGACCACTTACCCTGTGCAACATGTTGATGCACATCGTGCACACGAAGTTAGGGCGCTTCCCATTCGTAACCCGAGTATCTCGGTTTCTATGAGCAACCCTTTCTTCAAGACCCACGTCGCTCCCACAGGCCAAAGCTTGCCTGCTACTGCTCTGAAGCAACAACCATATGGAGGAATTCCGGTTACCACCTCACATGCAATTTTCCATGCTAATGGGTCCATTGATCTAAG GAATATCTCAAAGCCCTCAGGGACTCAATTGACCATCTTTTATGCTGGGTCAGTGGTCGTCTATGATGATGTCTCTCCTGAGAAG GCTCAAGCAATTATGTTTTTGGCTGGAAACGGAGCTTCCATAACCAACCAAAGATCTCAAGTGCCAACGCCAACCTTAAAACCAGCAGTAGTTGAAGGTGTGCATGGGAACCAGTcccattccccatccccttgtGCATGTCGTCCAAGCCTGCCCTCTGTTGCTTCGCATTCTGGTGCGCAATCAGGTAGTGGATCTAGCAACAGTGACGAAGGGATGGCTGCAAAATCCAAAGGAACTTTGACAACTCCTAGCAGCAGTCAAGCTGAGGCTCCTGTGATGGCCACTCCTATATCATCTACTGCCACAACTCTCATGCCAACAG CTGTGCCTCAAGCCCGTAAAGCATCCTTGGCTCGATTTTTGGAGAAGCGCAAGGAGAGGTAA